One Lachancea thermotolerans CBS 6340 chromosome F complete sequence DNA window includes the following coding sequences:
- the MEP3 gene encoding ammonium permease MEP3 (highly similar to uniprot|P53390 Saccharomyces cerevisiae YPR138C MEP3 Ammonium permease of high capacity and low affinity belongs to a ubiquitous family of cytoplasmic membrane proteins that transport only ammonium (NH4+) expression is under the nitrogen catabolite repression regulation ammonia permease or uniprot|P40260 Saccharomyces cerevisiae YGR121C MEP1), producing MGQLWEETYEPATVAFILVGAALVFVMVPGLGFLYSGLTRRKSALAQIWAVLMAALVGMVQWYFWGYSLAFSKTSHNHKFIGNLDSFGFRNVYGKASEDSEYPEIAFAAFQGLFMCVTLSIIAGCTAERGRLLPHMVFLFCFATLVYCPVTYWIWASDGWAYRWGVLDWAGGGPVEILSSAGGFVYSAFLGKRKESLLINFRPHNVSMVTLGTSLLWFGWLGFNSCTSLTPNLKSAYAFMNTNLSAAVGGMTWCLLDFRLEKKWSTVGMCSGIICGLVAATPSSGCITLYGSVIQGIVAGIVCNFSTKIKYYLKVDDSMDILAEHGIAGVVGLFFNALFSADWVVGMDGATEHGGGWITHNYKQMYKQIAYIGAVFGYGVAVTAIICFVIDKIPGLQLRASEEAEERGLDEDQIGEFAYDYVEVRRDYFSWGVNNKAESLSEDNDSHPQGEKP from the coding sequence ATGGGTCAGCTTTGGGAGGAGACTTACGAACCCGCGACGGTAGCGTTTATACTAGTGGGCGCGGCGCTCGTGTTCGTGATGGTACCGGGGCTGGGCTTCCTGTACTCGGGGCTGACGCGCAGAAAGTCGGCGCTGGCCCAGATATGGGCGGTACTCATGGCCGCGCTCGTCGGCATGGTTCAGTGGTACTTCTGGGGCTACTCTCTGgcgttttcgaaaacgTCCCACAACCACAAGTTTATCGGCAACCTGGACTCGTTCGGGTTCCGTAATGTCTACGGCAAAGCCTCAGAGGACAGCGAGTACCCGGAGATTGCGTTTGCGGCGTTCCAGGGGCTGTTCATGTGCGTCACTCTCAGCATTATCGCAGGTTGTACCGCGGAAAGAGGTAGACTTTTGCCACACATGGTGTTTTTATTCTGTTTTGCAACGCTCGTGTATTGCCCTGTCACATACTGGATTTGGGCGAGCGACGGGTGGGCCTATAGGTGGGGTGTTCTTGACTGGGCCGGCGGTGGGCCGGTCGAGATTCTATCCAGTGCTGGCGGCTTTGTCTACTCAGCGTTTCTCGGCAAGCGTAAGGAGAGCCTGTTGATAAACTTCAGGCCACACAATGTCTCCATGGTCACCCTGGGTACATCTCTGCTGTGGTTCGGCTGGCTCGGATTCAACTCCTGCACATCTCTGACGCCCAATCTTAAATCCGCATACGCGTTCATGAATACTAATTTGAGCGCCGCGGTCGGCGGCATGACCTGGTGCCTGCTCGACTTCAGACTCGAGAAAAAATGGTCTACAGTTGGTATGTGTTCTGGCATCATCTGCGGTTTGGTGGCTGCTACCCCTAGTTCCGGTTGCATCACCTTATATGGATCTGTTATCCAAGGTATCGTGGCAGGAATCGTTTGCAACTTCTCCACTAAGATAAAGTACTACCTGAAAGTCGATGACTCTATGGATATCCTAGCGGAGCACGGCATCGCCGGTGTTGTAGgactttttttcaatgcaTTGTTCTCTGCCGACTGGGTAGTTGGTATGGACGGAGCCACAGAGCATGGTGGTGGCTGGATAACTCACAACTACAAACAAATGTATAAGCAGATCGCTTACATTGGTGCGGTCTTCGGCTATGGTGTCGCTGTTACAGCCATAATATGCTTCGTGATCGACAAGATCCCAGGCTTGCAGCTGCGAGcctctgaagaagctgaggaGCGCGGCCTGGACGAAGACCAGATTGGCGAGTTCGCCTATGACTACGTCGAAGTTAGACGGGACTATTTCTCGTGGGGAGTCAACAACAAAGCGGAGTCCTTATCGGAGGACAACGATTCACATCCCCAGGGGGAGAAGCCATGA
- the RRP9 gene encoding ribosomal RNA-processing protein RRP9 (highly similar to uniprot|Q06506 Saccharomyces cerevisiae YPR137W RRP9 part of small (ribosomal) subunit (SSU) processosome (contains U3 snoRNA) Rrp9p is an ortholog of the human U3-55k protein the human cDNA partially complements a yeast rrp9 null mutant. (Pluk et al. (1998) Mol. Cell. Biol. 18 488-498.) U3 small nucleolar ribonucleoprotein-associated protein involved in pre-ribosomal RNA processing.), giving the protein MARTNVENRKRKRSGAPDPRSNLPDEEITEPSSNDEGSDGEASLGGNENEEIDSEEEFQHENAADKRRRLAKQYLENLKADANEVVLQGEARVQEDEAQISDYNNFDARDLDREIVASRLKQDVAEQHGRIYRFIGDKLLISEAKISFSRVGEKNLTAISCYQPVINKFSHEESQNKSKGRMFAYTVSKDMSLTKYDVTDFNARPKKLKFAKGGRRFIPESNFEFENTTEGHYDEILTLAASPDGRYVVTGGRDRKLIVWSTESLAPVKVIPTKDRRGEVLSVVFRKNSDQLYAACADYKIRTYSINQFSQLEILYGHQDLVVGISALGMERCVTVGSRDRTAMLWKIADETRLTFRGGDDPERLAKKWIKQHTEKTEDGREIPPNDSEVPEFYGEGSIDCVTMIDDSHFITGSDNGNISLWSLSKKKPVFTERVAHGIVPPPSPLQISAEKDEAKREAQLQNKQIAQPHWVTALYAIPYSNVFISGSWDGKLRVWKITENVRGFELLGELPGCHGVVTHIQAVESGKHGRETFRVLASVSKEHRLGRWMTKIPGARNGIFSATIEQTGF; this is encoded by the coding sequence ATGGCTCGAACTAATGTTGAGAACAGGAAGCGCAAGAGATCTGGAGCCCCAGATCCTCGTAGTAATTTGCcagatgaagaaataaCGGAGCCCTCATCTAACGACGAGGGAAGCGATGGAGAGGCGTCCTTGGGTGGAAACGAAAACGAAGAGATAGATTCAGAGGAGGAGTTCCAGCACGAAAATGCGGCGGACAAGAGACGTCGGTTGGCCAAACAGTACCTGGAAAATTTAAAGGCAGATGCCAACGAAGTAGTTCTGCAGGGCGAAGCTCGCGTACAGGAGGATGAAGCGCAGATCAGCGATTATAACAACTTTGATGCACGCGATCTCGACCGCGAAATTGTCGCCTCAAGATTGAAGCAGGACGTCGCGGAGCAGCACGGCCGAATCTATCGTTTTATAGGTGACAAGTTGCTGATTAGCGAGGCAAAGATCTCTTTTAGCAGGGTCGGTGAGAAGAATCTTACTGCAATCAGTTGCTACCAGCCCGTTATCAACAAATTCTCTCATGAGGAATCCCAGAACAAGAGCAAGGGGCGTATGTTTGCCTATACTGTGAGCAAGGACATGTCTTTAACGAAGTACGACGTGACCGATTTCAACGCGCGgcccaagaaactgaagtTCGCCAAGGGCGGCCGCCGCTTTATTCCTGAAAGCAACTTCGAGTTCGAGAACACTACTGAAGGCCACTACGATGAAATTTTGACTTTAGCGGCCTCGCCGGACGGCCGCTACGTTGTCACTGGTGGGAGAGACAGAAAACTGATTGTCTGGAGCACGGAGTCCTTGGCGCCAGTGAAGGTTATCCCCACCAAAGACAGAAGAGGTGAAGTTTTGTCCGTTGTCTTCCGCAAGAACTCTGACCAACTCTACGCTGCATGCGCGGACTACAAGATTAGAACCTACTCTATCAATCAGTTTTCTCAACTCGAGATTTTGTATGGCCATCAGGACCTTGTGGTGGGTATTTCTGCACTAGGAATGGAGAGATGCGTGACAGTTGGGTCTCGTGACCGTACCGCGATGCTTTGGAAGATCGCCGACGAGACTAGGCTAACTTTTAGAGGTGGTGATGACCCGGAGAGACTTGCGAAGAAATGGATCAAACAGCATACTGAGAAGACTGAGGATGGCAGAGAGATTCCACCCAATGACAGCGAAGTTCCCGAGTTTTACGGAGAAGGAAGCATTGACTGCGTAACGATGATAGACGACTCGCACTTCATAACAGGCTCTGATAACGGCAATATTTCCCTGTGGTCCTTGTCGAAAAAAAAGCCAGTCTTCACTGAGCGTGTTGCTCACGGTATTGTCCCACCCCCCTCTCCATTACAAATTTCGGCAGAGAAGGACGAGGCAAAACGTGAAGCGCAACtacaaaacaaacaaatAGCACAGCCACACTGGGTGACAGCCCTGTACGCAATTCCTTACTCCAATGTCTTCATCTCAGGATCATGGGATGGGAAACTCAGGGTATGGAAAATTACCGAGAACGTGAGAGGGTTTGAACTATTAGGCGAGCTTCCTGGTTGTCACGGCGTCGTAACACACATCCAAGCAGTCGAGAGCGGTAAGCACGGCAGAGAGACTTTTCGCGTACTTGCGAGCGTTAGCAAAGAGCATAGACTCGGTAGATGGATGACCAAAATTCCCGGCGCAAGAAACGGGATATTTTCGGCGACAATTGAGCAAACCGGCTTCTAA